The sequence CGCTAGCTTTTTTGGTGCGCAACGGCTTTGCTACCTTATATTTCGAGGCTACATCAATGCCTATCAGGATACATTTATAGGTGTTTCCATATACCCTATTGTGAGGCATGTACAGTAGATCGAATTGGTGCATCTCATTCGGTGTCGTAATGGTGAAATGCGGATAATCGATCCTTTTAGGACCTCGAATATGCCTGAGCCAGAGCAGCTGCCTGGATAGCCAATGAATTGCCTTCTTTTTGGAGAGGCCGCTCTCCTTCGTAAGGAGTTTGATAACCCTTAGCCCGACCCAGAGATGTTCCGGTGTATAGTAGATATCGCTTAGCTTTTCCGCCTCTTCCTCTGTAACAACGTGCGTTTTTGACatgtctttattatatacatgtTAAAAAACGTTCCTATAGGTATTTATATGCCACGAACCCCAATATGGATAAGGAGCCAAGGACGAACGTTAACTCACCATCTTGTTGGGTTTTTGAAGGGGTAGAGAAATCCTTCAACTGTGGGGCTTTTTTATCCGAGGCGATATAGAATTTATACATATTGTCATCGAGTTCCCTCAGACTTTTGCCGGCTTGTATTTGCCTTTCTCGTTCTTCGTTGAACCAATCGAGTTTTTTTTGTCTATCCCTGATCCACTGGACCTGGGCCTCGTTAAGCCTTTCTATCGCCTGGTCATGCCTTTTTCTCTCGGCTTCCCCGTGCTCTGATAGCCTAGAAAATAGATAATTCGTTCCGGAGAAGGCTAGGGCGTTGATCGCCGCACCTGCAATAATAACAGCTATTGTCGCCATGTGTCTTTATGCTGAGATATATCGGTTACCCTTGGCTATATTTTCGCTTGCCAATATAGGTTTAGTGTTGGCATAGTGTAGTCTTTTCCCCACCTCGTCAAGCGGTGGGGAATCACCATTTTCCCTATATTTAATCGGTACCTTATGATCAATGTGCATCCCCTACCATAATGGTCCCAGGTCATCCCCTCGGAAAACTGGGCTTCGATATGGGTCCGCAGCGTAGCCATGTCGCAACCGATATATTCCCGGGAGCTGAGCTCCTTGTTTTTCGTTAGAGACTTGTGGTTCCGGCTGCGTACAACATTGGCGAGATGTCCGGCAGGATCGCAAATGAGGCAATGGAGCTTATATTTTTCATGATGGAATATGTTCCCGCCCCTGCATTCTTTACATATTGATCTTCGCCTTTGATGTTTGCAAATACCATTACCCCCGCATTCCTTACACTGCCATCTCACCCTTTGGTGAGGGCAAATCTGATTATCCTTACAGCCCTTACAGGTGGATCTTATCCTTTCATGTTCACATATACCTTCACCCCCACAGTCCTTACACATTGATTTTTGTCTTTGATGCGGACACCTATTGCGTTTTTTTGACGCCCCGTTAACGTCGAGGCATTTGATGCTCCAGTTTGTTTCTTGACTATTCCCCTTGATCCTAAAATTGCCCAAAGAtaaaaagtgcttacatttttgACAGCTCTTGGTTCCCCCATATTGATTTGTGTTTGCCCCTAGGGACAAGCACAAATTGTGGTCTATACCTACCGTGCACCCGCAACAGCAATCGTTGCCATTTATTGTTTACTCTTCTTGCAGTCTTTGCATTGATATTTTATCCTTTGATGGGGGCATATTTGACTTCCCCCGCACTCTTTACAGATGGATCTCCTCCTTTCATGCTGGCATATGCTTCCACCCTTACATTCTTTACAGGTGGATCTCACCCTTTGATGGGGGCAAATGCTTGCACCCCTGCAATCTTTATACCAAGATCTTATCCTTTCATGTTTACATATTTGACTTCCATTACACTCCTTACACTTGGACCTCACCCTTTGATGGGAACAAATCTGACTGCCCTTGCAGTCTTTGCAATAGGCCCTCTGCCTTTGATGGGGGCATATTTGACTACCGCCACACTCCCTACATTGGCATCTCGGTTTTCCATGGGGGCATATTTCACTTCCCCCGCACTCCTTACAAGTGGATCTCTGTCTTTGATGGTGGAAAATGCTTCCACCCCTGCAGTCTTTACACTGAGATCTTATCCTTTCATGTTTACATATTTGACTACTGCCACACTCTTTACACTTGGATCTCACCCTTTGATGGGGGCACTTGATTTTGGCACGCTGCAGTTTCGCCTTATCCACGCATTTGATGCATGTCTTTGTAGTTTGACCATTTTTTTTGGAACCCTAAACGCATCTAGGGCCAacactttttcacattttgaacAGTTCTTGCTTTCCATATTGATTTGTGTTTGCCCTTAGGGACAAGCACAAATTGTGGTCATTTAATATTTCACAGAATGGAACCTACCGTCCAAGACATTCAGCTGGGCATCCTGTAAGGAGTAGACGTAAGCTCTGAAATCCCCGGTTCCATCGGCTTTGTTGGTGATATGTAGGGTAATCCCATCGCTCAGCCTTTGCAGGGGCCTTCCTCTACCATGCAATCCATGGTCCGGGCTAGCCCTGAATTCGATAAAGAGTGCATAACTTTCATTGAAAAATTGCCCAATCGTGACGTTCGAGTCGTGACTACCAAAGAGTTTCACAATCTGCTCTTGGGAAGCATAGCATAAGAGTACAACTCATTAGGCTCCCCCTCGACAGTGACGTTAATCTTCTCAATCTTGGGGTTATAGAACACCTCGTTAACCCCAGCGTAAGCCTTCACTTTCTCTATGGTCTATGAAGAGTAGCAATATACCCTTAAAGGACTTCGAGGGGGTATCAATCTGTAAATTGTATGAGGTGTCGGCCTTTTTCATGGTGATaaccttgctacggagtatGCGTTCATATGGCAGGGCCAATCTTGCATACCTCGACATCATGGCGCTTGCCAGGCCTGCATGGGTAATCTTGTCAAATTCTAGCCTAATGTTGCTAATCTTATAGGTGGCATCGGCCGCCTTGGTTGCCGTGGACACCGTGGCTGCTGTCCCGGCATCCTTGATGACGTCGCCGTAGGACGCAAAATTTATAACGAATTGGAGGCGGTCGTATAAACCCGCTGCATAAAAGGGTAAATCTCTCGTCAGCTCAAACATTTTTCCCAATGGAATGCAGAAGGTGTTACCATACGCCGCAACGATCGCCTTTTCTTCATCGGTCCCAACGTGATTGCTGGCACTGACCTGCAGGGCCCTGATGGTCCCGTCGTTGGGATTGATGCCTTGCAGAATAAGGTTGTTGTCCCTTTTAAATTTTGGCAGCCAGAGGTCCCTATAGACCGCCAGGGTATTGTGGTCACCTATGTTCTAAATTTGGTTACCATTCAAAGTGATACGTAGGTTTCGTACCAGGCTTTTGGCAATGTTACTGAGTTTGATGGACCCCGGAAAGATGACATCATTCCCAGGCATATTGGGCATATCCACATACAGATCCTCGTTCTGGTTGATGGTTGAAGGTATGTGGCTTATCTGAACCCTTTGTTTTCGACCCTTAATACCAAAGAGTTGCTTCAACTCTGCATATGGGTCTAGCGTCGTTCCAAATGCACTCATATTTATTATGTAaggaaatctttaaataaagatgCCAACTAATTGACCCTACTTCTTGCGGGAAAAGTAcctgacattgatattgatgatGACGAGGAGGATGGGGGCCATCCGGATAAATCCGATGATACTACGTCAAAACTCCCTGGAACGCCAAAACTCCCTAGAACGTCGGGGCCTTCAACAGAACAACAGCAGGGGGATACGCTTTCGGGGCAGAGGCAAAAActactaaaatcaaagatcGATGACCTTTACGATCGTCTTAAGGAAAAATTGAGGTTAAAGCCTAATGCGAGGTATTATGATGCCTTCAGGGAAGACAAAGGGAATCAACTAATCGTTAAGGAGATAGCGAAGGGTAAGAAAACGTTCAAGGAAATAGTGGTTACAAATCAAGATGGTAGCCTAAAAACCGTTGGTCAGATACAAACCTTGCTAGGTAGTAATCGCCTGCAAGCCCTGGGTTTTGTCGACTATGTTACACCCAAGAAAGGTGGTAAATTCAGGGCCCAGAATCTATTGAAAAGGTATAATAAAATAGAGGAGGAGGCCGAGCCGGACATATTGAGATGAAATCGTTAGAGGAGATCGGTGAATTTGTAGATGCCACGGAGAGCCTTATACAAGACACTTCGTTTGCCGGGCCCGTTGAGGGTGGCATCACCCCACGTGAAAGAAGGGGACTTGACCTCGAGCTTCAGACGTTAAGAGGGGTAACTTGAAAAGCCTGAAAAACAAGATGATCCTATACGACAGCGAGATTAACAAGGCAGAGGGCAGGGTAAAAGAACTTGAGAATCAGAAGGTTGGGGCGGACGAAGGACAACAAGCTAATCTTGAAAGGGAAATAGAAAAGGCGAAGAAAGAGATTAAAGATTTGAATGATAAAAAGAAGACCATAGGGGAAGCACATGGTATACTATCCACCGACAAATACCCCCAACTCAGACATATCAAAGACACGCTCTTGAAAATCGCTGGAGATAACACAACTCTGCTGGAGAAGCTTAGGATACTCTTCAAAGAGCAGGGGATAACCATTGCGAGTATCGTCTCTGCTATTGATCTACTGAAAAGCACCATTGTACTCTCCGTTACGGGGGGAAGCGCCGGGGGTGCTGTAGGAAGAAGTGCTGCGGCTGGCGGTGAAAAAGTTTGTTCGTACAAAAGCAACTTGAAAGACTTGGAAACTTTCTCAAATATTTGGCAGGCAAGGCAGGTGTTGCGTTACCCGGGATTATCGGTACGGTAGTCTCGTTCTTTCTGAGGGTATCGTCAACCATCGTGAAATATGCGGTAAAACATCTGTACATGGCCATCGCGGGAGCTGCCGGGCTTGTCGTGCTATACGTGAGATAATAGGCTTATTTCAACCAGATGTAAGCGATGATGAGGCCGACCCCCGTCGTTATTAATGCGGCCTTGGTATCCTTGTGTTGATTTTGTGGGGCTTGTTCAGGTACATGGGGCGTGACATATTTGGGAGGTGGTATAACCTGTATATCGGGGGTACGTATGGGAGGTGTAATAGGTGCTGTATGCCTGGGGGTGATTTGGAAGATGCCAAATGGCTGGTAGCATGCTTTGGGGGTGTAGGTGGTATGGTATGTATAGGTGTGGCATGCCTTATAAGTGGCTTGTTATTCAAGTCAAGTCGGATGCCAATGATTGTGTTGGCTGGTGCAATCAAAATAATATTATTGTACCCGACAATTTTGCCTATGCGCAAGTTCATATTGGATGGCAGCATATACACACCATGCATGACGGCAAAGTTCACTGGGGTCCGGGCATACTGCAGTACTTTTTGGAATTCGGTGATGCCATGGCTTACATTTTCCTGACGTTCTACCGTAGCCTCAAATTTCTGTACTAGAATTTGCCTTGTCATGTAGTTGTCCGCACCGGTCCCTAGAAGGAATGCTTTGGCACCTGCCTGGGACTCCAGCAATAGAACCACGTAAACCCGGATACTCTGGCTTAGCTTGGTCATCCCCATcaacctgcggccaccatctaccatttgtcaacGACGACATGACTGTCTTGAATTTATACAGGGCATTAGCATCTGCACCGCACTCGCGGCATACCTGTGCATTCCCGGAGCTCGAGTATGGGTTTTTATACTGTGAGAAGCCATCATCGTAAGGCATGGGTGCCTTCATTCTTGGCAGAgtacgacgcatgtggtaatagacgtggaatttaaaAATAGAGTTCATAAGGGGTACCGAACCCGTCATGTGCTTGGCACATATGCCTAATGCCGTGGTCGCACAATGGGCGGCAAAAATGAATGTTCCAGTATTCCTCGCCTGCCCTTTCCAAACAAGTTGAACAGGGTCATCAAGGTAGGTTGTTAGAACTTTTATGGCATACTTGGTAAACTCGGGGAATACCACAGAGATACGAGACTCCTTAGACACGTAGAGGTCCTcatgttccaagttgtttacaccAAGTGGCTATTCCCCCCTGTTGGAtttgtactttgccttggggTAGTATTGGTATATGTTCATCTTTTGTTTTGAAACAAATGAAACAACTGTACATCACTGATAGCGATAAACCTACTATATTCGATGACTACCTGGGACAGGACACTCGTATAGTTCTGAAATCCATCAGTATTCGACCTGGATGGCTAAATTTGTATGGTAATACAGAGTTTACTATACGTAAGGTGGGGGCCGGACCAGAGGGTGACCGGGATCGAGATCCTGAGTGGTTTATACAGAATAAAAGATATTGCGGTTATTGTGAATAGCCAGGCAGAAGATAAGATTAAACTCTTCGTACTGAAAAATGGCTATTGTAGGCTCCGTGTCAGTGACGGGTACTCGGTGGTGATGAATCGGCAATTAAAAAAGCTGTTAGGGCTGCCATATGATCCTAGTAAGAAGTATTATATGAAGGGCGACTATGTTGCCTATTATATGACCGATATTTACCATAGGTTTAGACTCGTTTGTCCACAGTTGGACGAAGACGACTGCCTGCTTGATGGCAAAAAGTCCAAAATTCTGGtcttgcttcccaccaaagaattGAACGTCTGTGGGGATATGTTGACCTGGAGCTTTGATACCCCTGTTTACCTTCCACTGAAGGGTTCAACCGATCACCTAGAGTTCATGCTGACGAACGTATATCACCATGAGAAAAATGTCACGTTCACCGGCCTCACGATGCAAATCCTGATAGAATAAATGAGCGATATAGCTAAACtgtagagataggaaaaggcggatgttaggacagaccccgttggcactttaccattccacgtcaaattataggccatccacgtcaaatcaacgatagaagagtctataaaatccgttagcacctacgaatgtccggatccgccccaaccccccaacccccgccgtgtcccccgggccctctcccctccccatgggtccctacccaccctcatctgtcgtgccttataatttatagtgttatgtgtgtctataatgtcctcttgccagtgtggtaataccatcatccaaaattatgcgcttatcatcatccgcattgagcgcgagtttatttgtttttatcgtGTGGACATCGTGCTTAATCGATCTGAAGGTCATCTGTTCtctgtaaacattttcaccctccaacaggcatctcttataatcatcGAAACCTATGGTCTTCCTTACCACACACTTCTTGACCCCCTTGCACCTCTTatcctccctaccacatagctgtttgtatgcGTACGTCTTCGCTCTTAGAGCCACAAACTCGGTCATCACCTTACCACccaactcgtccttcatcagcccaatgatctttttattcaaacctaatggtagaggtctaccatcttccttATCATACCCCGATGTGTCAAATCTAGCAGACACATCAtcggcgatatctttgtaaaagtcgttGGTTTTGATGTGGTATACGAATGAATCAGTATCCATGTAACACAGTTTCACGTCATCACCATATTTCGGCTtcatgtaatcatagtgaaACTCGTACATAATCATCTTGGACATGTCGAGAATTGCCAGTCCCAGGTATATCggcttattcattttgatcttTATCTTGGACATTTCAACACCCATCAGTGTTTCTGAGAACCAtgtgctacccttgaagttgggcttcatcaccagcttctcataCTGTTCCTTCTTCGTAGCCAAGCGTATATCTTTGTGTTtacgctgattctccattgtcttaccaaagaacgaattgttcatcagcttgaaaaagtccttcTCAAAGTCATTCTTCGACTCCGTGCGCAGCCGTGTATTGAAGTCGATGTATGACTTCAGCCACGCACTCTGATTAAATCTcaagaccctatgaaccttctcaagaacaagaccatgcttcaacgcttgagcaagcgcacggatatgagtgATATATTTCGTCTTACCAGAAAGACATGGCGTCAGCTTCTCGACGCCATTAATCTccttcctctcgggcatgaaaggaaggtcgCTATGAGAATCATGAAGCTCCCGCGGATAGCTCACATCGacctcaaggatgtacccctCTTCACCATCTTCCTCAGCTAATTGCGAAATCAGTTCGGATGAGAAATCAGAAACCGTGTcatcaacccactcaaaccccccggtcggcatcttctgaatcatggcccagccgtacaaattGTTTGCATCTAGGTACTGAAGATAGCTATTAACCTCCTTCCTCCTGACCTTCCTCCCGACCTTGGTGGCTTTGGTGGTATATTGTTTCCCCTCTTTCGGTGTGGTTGGTCCCCAACATGACTTTTCATACAAACTCATGACCTTGTCCTTCATGGCTCTGTAGGCTTTACTGATTTTCAGCCTGATCGTCCTAGGTGCATGTTTCATTATCCAGTACCTC is a genomic window of Hydractinia symbiolongicarpus strain clone_291-10 chromosome 14, HSymV2.1, whole genome shotgun sequence containing:
- the LOC130625833 gene encoding uncharacterized protein LOC130625833, with the translated sequence MCKDCGGEGICEHERIRSTCKGCKDNQICPHQRVRWQCKECGGNGICKHQRRRSICKECRGGNIFHHEKYKLHCLICDPAGHLANVVRSRNHKSLTKNKELSSREYIGCDMATLRTHIEAQFSEGMTWDHYGRGCTLIIRYRLNIGKMVIPHRLTRWGKDYTMPTLNLYWQAKI